The following proteins are co-located in the Paenibacillus sp. FSL H8-0079 genome:
- a CDS encoding DUF3656 domain-containing protein — translation MKTATIRREDVELLAPAGDWDCMRSAVANGADAIFFGVEKFNARARANNFRMDELPEIMAFLHSYGVKGFLTFNILIFENELTDAKELIDACVDAGVDAVIVQDLGLVKMIREISPDFPIHGSTQMTITSPEAVEFTKPFDMERVVLGRENNLKQIQKIGEQAKLPMEVFVHGALCVSYSGQCLTSEMWGGRSANRGECAQACRLPYDLMVDGEHKPMGDVAYLLSPKDLAAIDLMPELIEAGVTSFKIEGRLKTPEYVANVVSKYRKAIDRYFDGDNTPPSKEEVRELQQSFSRGFTHGFLSGTNNKELVDGTFPKSRGVYLGRVDQVLRDGVVLKLDAPVKRGDGIVFDAGDPTQKEEGGRVYDVRRKGVKLEGEAEEGWIVDVVPGRSDVDLRRVKVGDKVWKTNDPALDKRLRQSFETEKPYRVFPVKVKVIGSPGQPLSTWWTDVQKGTTVRIDSEMELDIAQKRPMTHELLEEQFGRLGGTVFQLEGMDVNLHGDVIIPMRELNNIRRQAVEQLAGERPKPPVYVKRAVDVYGDSVKPASPVARGQAELTALCRSLPQVEAAIEAGIGMIYADFEFIKQFPAAVEAVHAAGRKIALATPRIHMPGENGYHNNILRLKPDAVLVRNTGALYFYLRHRMENPDVKHPELIGDFSLNIANHKAVELFLEAGCDWITPSYDLNIQQMVDLLGHSRTSQTEVVIHQHLPMFHTEHCVYCTFMSEGTDFTNCGRPCEEQRASLQDRIGMSHPVRVDEGCRNTVYNAVEQSGAEYLTNFMDLGVSRYRVEFLEETPEQVREVIDLYNRALRGEISGTQVWKTLKATNQLGVTRGQLVK, via the coding sequence ATGAAAACAGCAACAATACGAAGAGAAGACGTTGAACTTCTGGCACCCGCCGGTGACTGGGATTGTATGCGTTCGGCGGTAGCCAATGGCGCAGATGCAATTTTCTTCGGAGTCGAAAAGTTTAATGCACGAGCACGGGCGAACAACTTCCGTATGGACGAGCTGCCGGAGATTATGGCGTTTTTGCACAGTTATGGCGTAAAAGGTTTTTTGACCTTTAATATATTGATTTTTGAAAATGAATTGACGGATGCCAAAGAACTGATTGATGCATGTGTCGATGCAGGTGTGGACGCTGTAATTGTTCAGGATTTGGGTTTGGTGAAGATGATCCGCGAGATCTCGCCCGATTTCCCGATTCATGGTTCAACACAGATGACGATTACGTCACCGGAAGCGGTCGAGTTTACGAAGCCGTTTGATATGGAACGTGTCGTTCTGGGACGGGAGAACAACCTGAAGCAGATCCAGAAGATCGGTGAGCAGGCGAAGCTTCCAATGGAAGTATTTGTGCACGGTGCGCTGTGTGTATCCTACTCGGGTCAATGTCTCACTTCCGAAATGTGGGGAGGACGTTCGGCGAACCGCGGAGAGTGCGCACAAGCTTGTCGTCTTCCATACGATCTGATGGTGGATGGAGAGCACAAACCGATGGGTGATGTAGCCTATCTGTTGTCTCCGAAGGACCTGGCAGCGATTGATCTGATGCCGGAACTGATCGAAGCAGGAGTAACTTCTTTCAAAATTGAAGGACGTCTCAAAACGCCGGAATACGTAGCAAACGTAGTAAGCAAATATCGTAAAGCGATTGACCGTTATTTTGATGGAGATAACACACCGCCAAGCAAGGAAGAAGTTCGCGAATTGCAGCAAAGCTTCTCCCGTGGATTCACGCATGGTTTCCTGAGCGGTACAAACAACAAAGAACTGGTGGATGGAACATTCCCGAAAAGTCGTGGTGTCTACCTCGGTCGTGTAGATCAAGTGTTGCGCGATGGTGTGGTCCTGAAGCTGGATGCACCTGTGAAACGTGGAGACGGAATCGTATTTGACGCCGGAGACCCGACTCAGAAGGAAGAGGGCGGACGCGTATACGATGTACGTCGCAAAGGCGTAAAACTCGAAGGCGAAGCTGAAGAGGGCTGGATCGTTGACGTCGTGCCAGGCCGCAGTGACGTGGATCTGCGCCGCGTGAAAGTTGGCGACAAAGTGTGGAAAACGAATGACCCGGCGCTGGACAAACGTCTGCGTCAAAGCTTCGAAACCGAGAAGCCGTACCGTGTATTCCCGGTGAAGGTGAAGGTCATCGGTAGCCCGGGGCAGCCGCTTAGCACGTGGTGGACAGACGTACAGAAGGGCACAACTGTCCGTATTGATTCCGAGATGGAATTGGACATCGCCCAGAAACGTCCAATGACGCATGAATTGCTCGAAGAGCAGTTTGGACGTCTGGGAGGCACAGTGTTCCAGTTGGAAGGAATGGACGTCAACCTGCACGGTGACGTTATCATCCCAATGCGCGAGTTGAATAACATTCGCCGTCAGGCGGTAGAACAACTCGCGGGCGAGCGTCCTAAACCGCCGGTCTACGTGAAACGGGCGGTAGATGTGTACGGCGATTCGGTTAAACCGGCATCGCCAGTCGCTCGCGGTCAAGCAGAACTGACCGCGCTCTGTCGCAGCCTGCCACAAGTGGAGGCAGCGATTGAAGCGGGAATCGGCATGATCTATGCCGACTTCGAGTTTATCAAACAGTTCCCGGCAGCCGTGGAAGCTGTGCATGCCGCTGGTCGCAAGATCGCGCTGGCTACACCGCGTATTCACATGCCTGGGGAGAATGGATATCACAACAACATCCTGCGTCTGAAGCCGGATGCGGTATTGGTGCGTAATACAGGTGCGCTGTACTTCTACCTTCGTCACCGGATGGAAAACCCGGATGTGAAGCACCCGGAACTGATCGGCGACTTCTCATTGAACATCGCCAATCACAAAGCAGTTGAGTTGTTCCTGGAAGCCGGATGTGACTGGATTACGCCATCCTATGACCTGAACATTCAACAAATGGTTGATTTGCTTGGTCACTCCCGTACAAGTCAGACCGAAGTGGTTATCCATCAGCATCTGCCGATGTTCCACACCGAGCACTGTGTGTACTGTACGTTCATGAGTGAAGGAACGGACTTTACGAACTGTGGACGTCCTTGTGAGGAACAGCGTGCATCACTGCAAGACCGGATCGGTATGTCCCACCCGGTACGTGTGGATGAAGGTTGCCGTAATACGGTATACAACGCAGTGGAGCAGTCAGGTGCCGAGTATCTGACCAACTTTATGGATCTGGGTGTATCACGATACCGTGTGGAATTCCTGGAAGAGACACCGGAGCAGGTACGTGAAGTAATTGATCTGTACAACCGTGCATTACGCGGCGAGATCAGTGGTACACAAGTTTGGAAAACCCTAAAAGCAACGAACCAACTGGGCGTTACACGTGGTCAATTGGTGAAATAA
- a CDS encoding stalk domain-containing protein: MKKSWIRVLSTGVLTGMLTIGAALPVWASDLTTSELRVKAGSTSAYINGDKQAIAKPYKIKGVTMVPVGVFKKAFGSEIRLEKNDVVKIKEGPHTVTLTIGSSIAWMDGVKHEMGAAPKMVNGVLMVPLRPVAAGIGATLAPNSSGEMVIRLLQTDDSVDDEDGIHLDEGKTRIGNSFYGWSINYPADLMVFQTGEQERMMTFGAADNSYYLEVYVSDQDVALDSDDLLQQLVQEAKQSGDTVLDREAVSKGKTPYARIIVKDVDGMLWEMRQYLSEGRQYDVYLADYEALNYKDLGKRAALLNSFQPTYAESDRTIKDLSTVDNGMRSAWNDDYGIELKIPAGWSMDNNQMIYEAKDGAYLQWRVTSAKVGTTVKDWSGQLDKWMRETFTPESYEPIGSYTMNISGETAEVNEFRYNFGGGWQTEFDVLLQKNGYRYYAEYTFPEEQVANRAWFERIMKSVEIDFDTVAEHFGQLDEDPYLTDKTKTLTRTSKRYHYSVDIPRYWTPYSDRFEYSPVVYTFTGGEFSIAASEDKSIEMTVSQLREAYAEATKTRKNFKLLRSEELTFAGVPAFSFTYHELDKGVPYAGRQIVFEKDGTTYTITSGLNDANKTAVQAAALEKAVNSFTFNK; this comes from the coding sequence ATGAAAAAGTCATGGATACGTGTGCTGAGCACAGGTGTATTAACCGGGATGCTGACTATTGGGGCGGCACTGCCTGTATGGGCGTCTGATCTGACGACAAGTGAACTACGAGTCAAAGCGGGTAGCACGAGCGCCTACATTAACGGCGATAAGCAGGCCATAGCCAAACCGTACAAGATCAAGGGTGTTACGATGGTACCTGTCGGTGTATTCAAGAAAGCATTTGGCAGTGAAATCCGGCTGGAGAAAAATGATGTCGTCAAAATCAAGGAAGGTCCGCACACGGTGACTCTAACAATTGGGAGTTCAATTGCTTGGATGGATGGTGTGAAACATGAGATGGGTGCCGCTCCCAAGATGGTAAATGGCGTACTCATGGTCCCGCTTCGTCCGGTTGCTGCCGGTATCGGAGCGACGCTTGCTCCAAACAGTTCGGGAGAAATGGTGATTCGTCTGTTGCAAACCGATGATTCGGTGGACGATGAGGATGGCATTCATTTGGACGAAGGTAAAACCAGAATCGGCAACAGTTTTTACGGTTGGTCCATCAACTATCCGGCAGACCTTATGGTTTTCCAGACTGGTGAGCAGGAGCGCATGATGACTTTCGGCGCTGCGGACAACAGTTATTATCTTGAAGTGTATGTCAGTGACCAGGATGTGGCTCTGGATTCGGATGATTTGTTGCAGCAACTCGTCCAGGAGGCCAAACAATCGGGAGATACGGTGCTGGATCGTGAAGCGGTGTCGAAAGGCAAAACGCCTTATGCACGGATTATCGTGAAAGATGTAGACGGCATGTTGTGGGAGATGCGCCAGTATCTGAGCGAAGGTCGTCAATATGATGTGTACCTCGCGGATTACGAAGCCCTGAATTATAAAGACCTGGGCAAACGTGCGGCGCTGCTCAATTCATTCCAGCCTACCTATGCGGAGTCGGATCGAACGATCAAAGATCTGTCCACCGTAGATAATGGCATGCGCTCCGCTTGGAATGATGACTATGGTATCGAATTGAAGATTCCTGCAGGATGGTCTATGGACAACAATCAGATGATCTATGAGGCCAAAGATGGAGCTTATCTGCAATGGCGTGTTACTTCGGCGAAGGTAGGTACAACGGTAAAAGATTGGAGCGGTCAACTGGATAAGTGGATGCGCGAGACATTTACGCCAGAGAGTTACGAGCCAATTGGCTCATATACGATGAATATTTCGGGAGAGACTGCCGAGGTTAATGAATTCCGTTATAACTTTGGCGGGGGCTGGCAGACCGAGTTCGATGTTCTTTTGCAGAAGAATGGGTATCGATATTATGCAGAGTATACGTTCCCTGAGGAGCAGGTTGCAAATCGGGCATGGTTTGAACGGATCATGAAGAGTGTGGAGATTGATTTTGATACGGTTGCCGAACATTTCGGTCAGCTGGATGAAGATCCTTATTTGACAGACAAAACCAAGACACTCACGCGTACGTCCAAACGTTATCATTACAGTGTGGATATTCCACGGTACTGGACGCCATACAGTGATCGATTCGAATATTCACCTGTGGTGTACACCTTCACGGGCGGAGAATTCTCCATTGCGGCGAGCGAAGACAAGTCGATCGAGATGACGGTAAGTCAACTGAGAGAAGCTTATGCCGAAGCCACCAAAACTCGTAAGAACTTCAAGTTGCTTCGCAGTGAGGAGTTAACGTTTGCGGGTGTGCCTGCATTTTCCTTTACGTATCATGAACTGGACAAGGGAGTGCCATATGCGGGTCGCCAAATCGTATTTGAAAAAGACGGAACAACCTATACGATCACAAGTGGTCTGAATGATGCCAATAAGACAGCAGTCCAGGCGGCCGCCTTGGAAAAAGCAGTGAACTCATTTACTTTTAATAAATAA
- a CDS encoding trypsin-like peptidase domain-containing protein: MSVLGKKGIAILMAAVLSISVAATVGAAESKTAMQAKVVDGQVYVNTKDLVKAFGGSGQYDAKSGTYTYKGNEAIPKVIEKVSPSVVGIIGKSTEVQEGASSDDRYNLAHGTGVIIRSNGWIVTNAHVVDGLVNPVVVTTDGNTYKITKTYSDALSDLALIKINAKALKPASFAKASQTSVGETVIAIGTPISFSLRNSATVGVISGLNRGVEATYRLIQTDTAINPGNSGGPLVNLKGEVVGINSMKFSAVGVESLGFSIPVDTVQYIIDQFFKYGKIKRASLGLQLEESWSAIVGLPTDDPLTITGILSPEAKKAKIKEGDVIYSVAGTRVSSVVDINELLKTYLPGQKVKLLMQTDGDIVTRTLVLADRADIQDEEDEAFLADDE, translated from the coding sequence ATGAGCGTGTTGGGTAAAAAGGGGATAGCCATACTGATGGCTGCTGTACTCTCAATCAGTGTAGCGGCAACGGTTGGTGCGGCTGAATCCAAAACGGCAATGCAAGCGAAGGTGGTAGATGGTCAAGTCTATGTGAACACCAAGGATCTGGTCAAGGCATTTGGTGGAAGTGGACAATATGATGCCAAATCCGGAACGTACACGTACAAGGGAAATGAAGCCATTCCCAAAGTGATCGAAAAGGTGTCTCCTTCGGTCGTAGGCATTATTGGGAAATCTACCGAAGTGCAGGAAGGTGCATCATCAGATGACCGCTATAATCTTGCACATGGTACAGGGGTCATCATTCGTTCCAACGGATGGATCGTGACGAATGCCCACGTGGTCGACGGATTAGTGAATCCGGTGGTCGTAACGACGGATGGCAATACATACAAAATTACGAAAACATACAGTGATGCACTAAGTGATCTGGCGTTAATCAAAATCAATGCCAAAGCACTTAAACCGGCGAGCTTCGCCAAAGCTTCACAAACCTCTGTTGGCGAGACGGTAATCGCCATAGGTACACCGATTTCCTTTTCATTGCGCAACTCGGCAACGGTAGGGGTAATTAGCGGCTTGAATCGTGGTGTTGAGGCGACCTACCGGTTGATTCAGACTGATACGGCCATTAACCCAGGGAATAGCGGAGGACCGCTGGTCAACCTGAAGGGTGAAGTGGTCGGTATTAACTCGATGAAATTCTCTGCGGTCGGCGTAGAAAGCTTGGGATTTTCGATTCCGGTGGATACCGTTCAATATATCATCGATCAGTTTTTTAAATATGGCAAAATAAAACGTGCGAGTCTGGGGCTACAGCTGGAAGAAAGCTGGTCTGCTATTGTGGGATTGCCTACAGATGATCCATTAACGATTACGGGCATACTGTCTCCTGAAGCGAAGAAAGCCAAAATCAAAGAGGGCGATGTCATCTATAGTGTGGCTGGCACACGTGTGTCCTCTGTCGTGGATATCAATGAGTTGCTCAAAACGTATCTGCCTGGGCAAAAGGTAAAGCTGTTGATGCAAACGGATGGCGATATCGTAACCCGTACGCTAGTACTTGCTGATCGCGCAGACATTCAGGACGAGGAAGATGAAGCGTTCCTTGCAGATGATGAATAA
- the uvrA gene encoding excinuclease ABC subunit UvrA, giving the protein MASDNIVIKGARAHNLKNIDITIPRDRFVVLTGLSGSGKSSLAFDTIYAEGQRRYVESLSAYARQFLGQMEKPDVDSIEGLSPAISIDQKTTSRNPRSTVGTVTEIYDYLRLLFARVGHPHCPDHGVEISSQTVEQMVDRIMQYPERTRLQILAPIISGRKGEHKSVFADVSKQGFVRVRVNGELRDLSEDIQLEKNKKHTIEVVVDRIVVKDDVQARLADSIETALNLSGGQLLVDIMGQEELRFSSNFACPVCGFSIEELAPRMFSFNSPFGACPDCDGLGVKMIVDPDLLVPDRSKTIEDGAFDAWTGGTSTYYPQFLKSVCEHFNIPQNVPVEDLPAEQMNKLLQGTGTEKIRFRYENDFGQRKEALVTFEGIVNNLERRYRDTASEGIREFIEGYMSAKPCGTCKGQRLKRESLAVTINDHNMAYVTSLSIGEAGRFFDTLELSEKEQTIAKLILKEINSRLGFLVNVGLDYLTLSRAAGTLSGGEAQRIRLATQIGSSLMGVLYILDEPSIGLHQRDNDRLISTLAHMRDIGNTLIVVEHDEDTMMAADYIIDIGPGAGIHGGTIMSQGTPEEIMNDENSLTGQYLSGRKFIPIRAERRSVGDRWLEVRGAKENNLKNLNVKIPVGVFTAVTGVSGSGKSTLINEILYKTLARDLNRARVRPGQHKEIRGLEHIDKVIDIDQSPIGRTPRSNPATYTGVFDDIRDLFAQTNEAKVRGYKKGRFSFNIKGGRCEACRGDGIIKIEMHFLPDVYVPCEVCKGKRYNRETLEVKYKNRNISDVLEMTVEDATQFFENIPKIHRKMQTLMDVGLGYINLGQPATTLSGGEAQRVKLASELYRRSTGKTIYILDEPTTGLHVDDIDRLLTVLHRLVDSGESVLVIEHNLDVIKTADYVVDLGPEGGSGGGTIVATGTPEDIIKVEASYTGKYLKPVLERDTERSKALQLVD; this is encoded by the coding sequence TTGGCGAGCGATAACATTGTCATTAAAGGCGCACGAGCGCATAACCTGAAGAACATCGACATTACGATCCCGCGTGACCGCTTTGTTGTATTGACCGGCCTGAGTGGCTCAGGCAAGTCCTCGCTGGCTTTTGACACCATCTATGCCGAAGGACAGCGACGTTATGTCGAATCATTGTCAGCTTATGCACGGCAGTTTCTGGGACAGATGGAGAAACCGGACGTTGATTCCATCGAAGGATTATCTCCTGCCATTTCAATAGATCAGAAAACAACAAGCCGTAACCCACGTTCCACGGTAGGAACCGTGACGGAAATTTATGATTATCTGCGTCTGTTATTTGCACGTGTGGGTCATCCGCATTGTCCAGACCATGGCGTGGAGATCAGCTCCCAGACCGTAGAACAAATGGTTGACCGCATTATGCAATACCCAGAGCGTACCCGGTTGCAGATCTTGGCACCTATTATCTCTGGCCGTAAGGGCGAGCATAAAAGTGTATTTGCCGATGTGTCCAAGCAGGGCTTTGTCCGTGTACGGGTGAACGGGGAACTGCGTGACCTGTCAGAAGATATCCAATTGGAGAAAAACAAGAAGCATACGATTGAAGTGGTCGTTGACCGGATCGTCGTTAAAGATGATGTACAGGCGCGTTTGGCTGACTCCATTGAAACGGCACTTAATTTGTCCGGCGGACAACTACTCGTGGACATTATGGGTCAAGAAGAGCTACGCTTCAGTTCTAACTTTGCCTGCCCGGTGTGCGGATTCAGTATTGAAGAGTTGGCGCCGCGGATGTTCTCATTCAATAGTCCCTTCGGAGCTTGCCCGGATTGTGATGGACTGGGTGTCAAAATGATCGTTGACCCTGATCTGCTCGTACCAGATCGCAGCAAGACGATTGAAGATGGTGCTTTTGATGCCTGGACAGGTGGAACATCCACCTATTATCCGCAGTTCCTGAAGTCAGTATGTGAGCACTTCAACATTCCGCAAAATGTACCTGTCGAAGATCTGCCAGCTGAGCAGATGAACAAGTTGTTGCAGGGTACAGGTACAGAGAAAATCCGTTTCCGCTATGAGAATGATTTTGGACAACGGAAGGAAGCGCTGGTTACCTTTGAAGGTATCGTGAATAACCTGGAGCGTCGTTACCGGGATACAGCATCTGAAGGTATCCGTGAATTTATTGAAGGTTACATGAGTGCAAAGCCTTGTGGTACATGTAAAGGTCAGCGTCTGAAACGCGAGAGTCTTGCGGTTACGATCAATGATCATAACATGGCGTATGTGACTAGTTTGTCCATTGGTGAAGCTGGTCGATTCTTCGATACATTGGAATTGTCGGAGAAAGAGCAGACGATTGCCAAGCTTATTCTGAAAGAAATCAACAGCCGTCTCGGCTTCCTGGTGAATGTTGGTCTGGATTACCTTACGCTGAGTCGTGCTGCCGGAACATTATCTGGTGGAGAAGCGCAGCGGATCAGACTGGCCACACAGATTGGTTCCAGCCTGATGGGTGTACTATATATTCTGGATGAGCCGAGTATCGGTCTGCATCAACGGGATAATGACCGCCTGATCTCCACACTTGCGCATATGCGGGATATTGGTAATACTCTGATCGTGGTTGAACATGATGAGGATACGATGATGGCTGCCGACTATATTATTGATATTGGCCCAGGTGCAGGTATCCACGGAGGTACCATCATGTCACAGGGTACACCGGAAGAGATCATGAACGATGAGAACTCGTTAACCGGTCAATATCTGAGTGGTCGCAAATTTATTCCAATTCGTGCAGAACGTAGAAGTGTAGGAGACCGCTGGCTGGAAGTACGCGGAGCCAAAGAAAATAACCTGAAAAATCTGAATGTGAAGATTCCTGTGGGTGTGTTTACTGCGGTAACGGGTGTGTCCGGTTCAGGTAAATCCACATTGATCAATGAGATCCTGTACAAAACGCTGGCACGTGATCTGAACCGTGCTCGGGTACGTCCGGGTCAGCATAAAGAGATTCGTGGTCTGGAGCATATCGATAAAGTCATCGATATTGATCAGTCGCCAATCGGGCGGACACCACGTTCCAACCCGGCTACGTACACAGGTGTCTTTGATGATATCCGGGATTTGTTTGCTCAGACGAATGAAGCCAAAGTACGTGGATACAAGAAAGGCCGGTTCAGCTTTAACATCAAAGGTGGACGTTGTGAAGCCTGCCGTGGAGACGGCATTATCAAGATCGAGATGCACTTCTTGCCTGACGTCTATGTCCCTTGTGAAGTCTGCAAAGGTAAACGATATAACCGGGAAACGCTTGAAGTGAAATATAAAAACAGAAACATTTCCGATGTGTTGGAAATGACGGTTGAAGATGCAACCCAGTTCTTCGAGAACATTCCGAAGATCCATCGCAAAATGCAGACGCTGATGGATGTGGGTCTGGGATACATCAATCTGGGACAACCTGCAACCACATTGTCCGGTGGCGAGGCCCAGCGGGTGAAGCTCGCTTCCGAGTTGTATCGCCGCAGTACGGGGAAAACCATCTACATCCTCGATGAGCCGACAACCGGTTTGCATGTCGATGATATCGACCGTTTGCTAACTGTATTGCACCGTCTGGTTGATTCTGGGGAATCGGTGCTAGTGATCGAACATAACCTGGATGTGATCAAAACGGCAGACTATGTTGTCGATCTGGGCCCAGAAGGCGGTAGCGGTGGAGGAACCATTGTTGCAACTGGAACACCTGAGGATATCATTAAAGTGGAAGCTTCCTATACAGGCAAGTACTTGAAGCCAGTTCTGGAGCGGGATACCGAGCGGAGTAAGGCACTGCAATTGGTGGACTAA